Proteins encoded within one genomic window of Pristiophorus japonicus isolate sPriJap1 chromosome 11, sPriJap1.hap1, whole genome shotgun sequence:
- the LOC139275659 gene encoding uncharacterized protein CXorf65-like: MFITVLYGDNEHALFNTYCKTQILLDCIKQNCHYETEAEVDLADESGQVKNLLQNKHCYASEILTEREVYILLGVNKPANDSMPVYIPLLNDDNIVNSKFLAKLGARLDSRSRSRGKAKTLHKKSPSPSPSLSSTTDGKQSTSPHGRYQNTPTPRSGKHTQSCLLKPLK; encoded by the exons ATGTTTATTACAGTGTTATATGGAG ATAATGAACATGCTCTCTTCAATACATACTGTAAGACCCAGATTTTGCTGGACTGCATCAAACAGAACTGTCACTATGAGACTGAAG CCGAGGTTGATCTAGCGGATGAGAGTGGGCAGGTGAAGAATCTATTGCAAAACAAACATTGCTACGCTTCTGAGATCCTGACTGAACGAGAGGTTTACATTCTTCTTGGTGTGAATA AGCCTGCCAACGACTCCATGCCAGTTTATATACCATTACTGAACGATGATAATATTGTCAATTCCAAATTTTTAG CTAAACTAGGAGCCCGTCTGGACTCTCGAAGTCGGTCCCGAGGAAAAGCAAAGACCCTGCACAAAAAGTCTCCATCGccatcaccctctctctcatccaccACAGATG GTAAACAGAGTACTTCACCCCATGGGAGGTACCAGAATACCCCAACACCTCGATCAGGGAAGCACACTCAAAGCTGTCTACTTAAACCATTAAAATAG